The genomic interval CAATCCCTCACACGCCTAAAGAGTTAGCCCGATATTGCTTACCGGGGGAAACGGTCTAGAAAAACGTGGTGTTCACTCTGGTGGGTGAACACTACGTGCCTCTGACATGACTCCCTCCGCCGGGGGAGTTTTCCTGATCAAATCCGTCAGCGCTGCGGCTCGCGCTCCGAAGACAGTCGTGATAAATCATGTTATATTGCTGTCCATATGCCTTATATCTGTATATATGTGTTTAAAAAACACTTAGCCATAATGGGTTAGCCTCTTATATTGGTTTCCGCTATGGCGTGGTATGCCACAGCCACATATAGCGTCATCCACCGAGCGTTCGCAGGGGCTCGCCGACCCCGAGGACGCGCGGTCGAACTGCGGCGTCGGCGTCGTCATGGACCTCGATGGGGACGGGGGCCACGACGTCGTCGCCGACGGGCTCGAACTACTCCACAATCTCGAACACCGCGGAACGACCGGCGCGGAGAAAGACACCGGTGACGGGGCCGGTATTATGCTTCAGACGCCGGATTCGTTCCTCCGGGACGTTCTCGACGCCGACCTCCCGGGCACCTATGCCGTCGGTTCGCTCTTTCTGCCCCAAGACGAGACGGCCCGCGAAGCGCTCGTCTCGCTGGTCGAAGAGACCGTCGCGACCTACGACCTCGACGTCCTCGAGTGGCGGGACGTCCCGACGAACAACGACGACCTCGGGAAGACGGCCGTCGACTCCGAACCCGACGTCTGGCAGGTCGTCGTCGTGCCCGAGGACGACATCTCCGGCGACGACTTCGACCGCCGGCTCTACGTCGCCCGACGCGCGCTCGAAAACGCCGTCGAAGCCGCCGATATTGAGAACAAGGAACGCTTCTACGTCGTCTCCCTCGACTCGAAGACCGTCGTCTACAAGGGGCTGCTGAAGGGCGAGCAGGTACCCGCCTACTACCCCGACCTGACCGACGAGCGACTGGAATCGACGTTCGTGATGGTCCACGAGCGGTTCTCGACCAACACGCTCGGCGCCTGGCACCTCGCGCACCCCTACCGGAACATCATCCACAACGGCGAGTTCAACACCATTCAGGGCAACATCAACTGGATGCGCGCCCGCGAGACAGACATCGAGAGCGACGTCCTCGACGATCTCGAGGCGGTCAAGCCGATCATCGACGATCCCGACCAATCGGACACCGCGAGCGTCGACAACGCACTCGAACTGCTCATGCAGGACGGGCGTGACCTCGAACACGCCCTCCGGATGCTCGTTCCTGAGGCCTGGCGGGGCGACGACGAGATGGATGAGGACCGCAAGGACTGGTACGACTTTCACGCCTCGCTGGTCGAGCCGTGGGACGGGCCCGCGCTGGTCGCGGCGACCGACGGCGAGCGCGTCGGCGCCGTCCTCGACCGTAACGGGCTCCGTCCCTGCCGGTACGACGTGACGACGGACAACCGGCTGATCATGGCCAGCGAGGCCGGCGCGTTAGAGACCGAACCCGCTGAGATCGAGGAACGCGGCCGCCTCCAGCCCGGCCAGCTATTCCTCGCCGATCCCGACGAGGGCCGGGTCATCCCTGACGAGGAGGTCTTCGAGGACCTCACCGACGACCGCTACGGCGAGTGGGTCGAACAGGAGCAGGTCCACCTCGACGACATCCGAACCACGAACGACCGGACGCCCCAGCAGGAAGTCGCGGGGCTGCGCGACTACCAGGCGGCCTTCGGCTACACCCACGACGAGCTCGAGAACCTGATCGAGCCGATGACCCAGAAGGGGAAGGATCCGGTCGGCTCGATGGGCGACGACACGCCGCTGTCGGTCCTCACCGAGTTCAACCGGCCGCTGTTTTCCTACTTCAAGCAGCTGTTCGCACAGGTTACCAACCCACCGCTGGACTACATCCGCGAGGAGCTCGTGACGTCGATGGAGTCCCGGCTGGGCTACCAGCGCAACCTGCTCGACGAGTCCCCCGAGCACGCCCGCCAGCTCGTGCTCGACTCGCCGATTCTCACCGACGTCGAACTCGAGTCGATCCGCGACTGCGAGGCCAACGGCATCACGGCCGCGACGATCGACATCACCTACGAGCCCGCGAGCGACGAGCCCGGCGACGACCTCGAAGCGGCGATCGAGCGCGTCCGCGAGGACGCCGTCGAAGCCATCGAGGACGGCCACGACGTCATCGTCCTCTCGGACCGCGGCATCGACGAGGACCGGGTCGCGATCCCGAGCCTGCTGGCGACCGGCGGCGTCCACCACCACCTCGTTCGCAACGGCCTTCGCAACCACGTCGGCCTGGTCGTCGAGTCGGCCGACCCGCGCACCGTCCACCACTTCGCGACGCTGGTCGGCTACGGCGCGGGCGCGATCAACCCCTACCTGGCCTACCAGACGATCGAGGACATCACCGCCGGCCCCGACGGCGCCGACGCCGAGGTCGCGATCGACGCCTACGTCGGCGCGGTCGAGGACGGCCTCCTGAAGATCATGGCCAAGATGGGCATCTCGACGGTCGAGAGCTACCAGGGCGCCCAGATCTTCGAGGCCGTCGGCCTCGACTCGGACCTCGTCGCGGACTACTTCGAGGGGACCGAGAACCGAACCGAGGGGATCGGCCTGGCCGAGATCGAGGCGGACCTCCGCGAACGCCACGTGGCCGCCTTCGGCGGCGAAGAGGAGCCAAACCTCGACCGCCACGGCGAGTTCGAACACCGCTCGGGCGGGATCCACCACCAGTGGAACCCCGACACCGTCGGCGCACTCCAGCAGGCGGTCCGCTCGAACGACTACGAGCGCTATCAGGAGTTCGCCGCGAAGATCAACGACCAGCAGCAGAACCTCCAGACCCTGCGCGGGCTCCTCGAGTTCGAGTCCGACCGCGACCCGGTCCCGGTCGAGGAGGTCGAGCCGATCAAAGACATCGTCGAGCGATTCTCGACGGCGGCGATGTCGCTGGGTTCGCTCTCGCCGGAGGCCCACGAGAACAACTCGATCGCCATGAACCGGTTGGGCGGCAAGTCCAACTCCGGCGAGGGCGGCGAACCGCCCGAACGGTTCGGCACCGAACGCGAGTGTAACGTCAAGCAGGTGGCCTCCGGGCGCTTCGGCGTCACCTCGACGTACCTCTCGAACGCCGACGAGCTGCAGATCAAGATGGCCCAGGGCTCCAAGCCAGGCGAGGGCGGCCACCTCCCCGGCTCGAAGGTCAACGAGATGATCGCCCACGTCCGCAAGTCCACGCCTGGCGTCGGGCTGATCTCGCCGCCGCCGCTGCACGACATCTACTCGATCGAGGACTTGAAGCAGCTGATCTTCGACCTGAAAGCCGCCAACGAGGAGGCGGACATCAACGTCAAGCTCGTCTCCGAGGCCGGCATCGGCACGGTCGCCGCCGGCGTCGCGAAGGCCAACGCCGACGTGGTCCACATCTCGGGCCACTCCGGCGGCACGGGCGCGTCGCCGCGCACCTCGATCAAGAACGCCGGTCTGCCCTGGGAGCTCGGCCTCGCGGAGGCCAACCAGATGCTGTGTGCAACCGGCCTGCGCGACCGCATCCGCGTCTCGACCGACGGCGGCATGAAGACCGGCCGCGACGTGGCCGTCGCCGCCCTGCTAGGCGCCGAGGAGTACGTCTTCGGGACGGCTTCCCTCGTGACCTCGGGCTGTGTCATGGCCCGGCAGTGTCACAAGAACACCTGCCCCGTCGGCGTTGCCACCCAGCGCGAAGACCTGCGCAAGCGGTTTCCCGGCGAGCCCGAGCACGTCATCAACTACATGACCTTCATCGCGCAGGAACTGCGCGAACTCATGGCCGAACTCGGCTTCCGCACGATCGACGAGATGATCGGCCAGGTCGACGTCTTAGAACAACGCGACGACGTCGACCATCCGAAGGCCCGCAACGTCGACCTCTCGGAGGTGCTAGCGGACCCCGGCAGCGAGGTCCGCCACAAGATCCGCGAGCAGGACCACGAGCTCGAGGACCAGCTCGACCACGATCTCATCGAGGCCGCGGCCGACGCCATCGAGGACCAGGAACCGGTCAGCCTCGAGACCGAGGTCACCAACGTCGACCGCACCGTCGGCGCGATGCTCTCGAACCGCATCACCAGCCGCTACGGCGAGCCCGGCCTCCCCGAGGACACGATCACCGTCGACCTCGAGGGGACCGCCGGCCAGAGCTTCGGCGCGTTCCTCGCCAGCGGCGTCTCGATGCACTTGGACGGCAGCGCTAACGACTACGTCGGCAAGGGTCTCTCGGGCGGCAAGATCGCGGTCCGAACCCCCGAGACGGCAGCCTACGATCCGACCGAGAACGTCGCGATCGGCAACGTCGCGCTCTACGGCGCGACCGACGGCCAGCTGTACGTCAACGGCGTCGCCGGCGAGCGCTTCGCCGTTCGAAACTCCGGCGCTAAGGCCGTCGTTGAGGGCGTCGGCGACCACGGCTGCGAGTACATGACCGGCGGCGTCGTCGCCGTCCTCGGCGAGACCGGCAAGAACTTCGCGGCCGGCATGTCCGGCGGCGTCGCCTATGTCTACGACCCCGACGACGAGTTCGCGGCGAAGGCCAACACCGGTATGGTCTCGCTGCACGACGAACTCGAGGACAAAGACGAGCAGATGCTTCGCCGGCTCGTCGAGAACCACGTCGCCTACACCGGCTCCGAGCGGGGCGAACTCCTGCTCGCAAACTGGGAGCGCGCGCTCGACGCCTTCGTGAAGGTCATGCCCGAGGCCTACCACGAGGCGATCACCGAGCAGGGTTCGGACGACGTCCGCAACGAACTACCCGGTACGCCCGAGGCAGAGGCCGCGACCGAGTCGGCCAGCTTCGCGGCGAGCGACGACTAACGACCCGCGCGTACCGCTCTCTCGTTCTCGATTTCCGGCTCGCTTTCGGTGCTGACTACGCCGCCAGCCGCGCGTGAAAGTACGGAAATCGAACGTCGTCATCCTCGGCTAACTCGTCCTGAAACGTCCCGTCCGCGACGATCTCGAACCCGGCCGACTCGAGGTGGTTGCGGGTGGCCGCCGCGCCGGCCATGCTCCACTGCATTTCGGTGCCGGTCGCGAGCCAGTCCGGATTCGCGCCGGTCCACTCGGTGTGTCCCTCCGTGAGGAGCAGACGGCCGCCTGGCCGGAGCACGCGCGCGAACTCGTCGATCACCGTCGGATGGTCGTCCGCCGGGACGTGAATTACCGAGTAGAGCGCGGTGACGGCGTCGAAGCTATTCGCGACGAACGGAAGCGTCGTCAACTCGCCCTGACACAGCGCCGCATCGGGAACGAACTCGGCGGCCGTCTCGAGTTGGGACCGCGAAAAGTCGAGGCCGACGGCCAGGCCTGGTTTCTGCTCGCTCTCGTCCTCGTCCCCGATCGACGGATCGAGCGCGCGCTCGAGGACCGGACCGCCGTGTCCGCAGCCGGCGTCGAGGAGCCGAAACCCCGGCGCCAGCGCGTCGAACACCGACTCGAGGGCGACGGCCTCTTCGTCCGTCGCAACTCGCTCGCCGGCGTAGGTCGACGAGAGTTCGTCGTACGCACGGCGAACGTGGTTTCGATCCGTCATGCCCGATAAATACATTATGAGTGATAAGTGTCTTCTGCAGATACGTGTCCCGGTCACTCGTCCGTCGCGGTCGACGGCGTCGGCGATTGGGCCAGGTCGATCACGAGGACGGAGGTGCCGGTGTTGGGACTGCTCGTATCGGCGGTCGGGACGACGGCGGCAAAAACGAGGGTGATTTCGGTCGCGACGGCGCTCGGCGGGCGGGCCGCGTTAGCCGGAGCGGTAATCCTCGTCGTCGGTCGGATCGCGCTCGTGGACGTGGCGACGGTTGCTCATGTCGTCGTTCTCGTTCCGGCGCTGCCGGTGGCGCTCGTCACTCGAACCCTGCTCCGTCTCGCGGTCTTCTGTCCAGCTACCCTGCTCGGAACGCGGCCCCCGTTGCTGGTACTGCAGGCCGCCGCCGGACTGCTCGCGGTTCGTGCGGTGGCCCTGCCCGTGATCGGAGTAGCCGGTGTCACCGCGGTCGCGGTCGAACCGCTGGCTGTCGCCGTAGTCTCGATCCTGCTGCCCGTACTGATCGCCGCCCCGCTGGCGGCCGGCCTGGTTGCCCTCGCTTCGCTGATGGCGGCCGGCTTCGGACTGGCCCTGCCGGTACTGGCTGCCGTGTTGCTCGCCGCCCTGCCGATAGTTGGTGCCGCTCTGCTGCTGGCGGCGTTCGCCCTGCTGGTGTCGGCTCTCGCCACCCTGCTGGCGCCACTGCTCGCTCTCGTCGCCACGGCCGGCCTGGCCGGCGCGGCCCTGGTTGCGGTCCATGCCGCCGCCGGCCTGGGTGTCGCGGTTCTCGTGCCAGCGCTGCTGGGCGCCCTCCTGCTCTCGGCCGCGCTGGGTGCCCTGCTGGCCCTGCTGCTCGCTCCGATAGCGGTCGCCGCCCTGCTGCTGGCGGCCCTGGTTCTCCGTTCGATCGCGACTCTGCTGGCCGCGCTGGCCCTGCATCCGCTGTTGCTGCATCCGATCCTGGCCGCGCTGGTTCTCCGTTCGATCGCGACTCTGCTGGCCGCGCTGGCCCTGCATCCGCTGTTGCTGCATCCGATCCTGGCCGCGCTGGTTCTGCATCCCGCCCTGCTGGAAGGCCTGCTCCGACTGATCAGTTCCACGGGCACTCTGCTGGCCGCCCTGGCGCTGTCCGCCGGACTGTTGACTCCGTCGGCCCTGTTGGCCCTGTTGCTGTCGACCCTGCTGACCGAACTGCTGCTGGTTTCGCTGCCCGCTGCGGTGTCCCTCCCGCCGGGCTTCGCCACCGTACTCGAGGTTCGCCTGGTCGGTCGCGTTGGTCTCGAAGCCACTCTGCTGGCCGCCCTGGTGCTGGCCCTGCTGACCGGATCGCTGTCGGCCCTGGCCTCGTTGCTGTCGGCCCTGCTGACTCTGCCGACGGTTCATCCGCTCTTGCTGGCCGCCCTGGCGCTGACTCTGCTGGCCGGACTGTTGCCAGTCCTGCTGGTCGCCGCGCTGTGACCGTCCGCGCTGGGGGTAGTCACCCTGACGTGGCTGATCGGACTGTCCGCCGCGCTGACGGTCGCTACCGAACGACGTTCCGGAGCCGCGTCCCCAGCCGGCGTCGTCGGAGGACGCGCCCTGCTGGCCCTCGGTTCGTCGTCGTTCTCGGTCTCGGTGCTCGGGCCCCTGTGCGCCGCGGTCGTCGCTCTCGCCGCGGCTGAACAGGCCGTGGAGCCAGCCGCGGTCGCTACCGCCCTGGCCCCGGTTCTGATCGCCCCGATCGCGTTGGTCTCGACCGCGATCCTGCGTGCGATAGCCGGTGTCGTTCGACCGTTCGGTGCGCCCTTCGTCCCGGTTTCGGTCGGTGTCGTATCGGTCGTTCATAGTTGTGGCCGTCTCGTGGACCGTCGGTGTGGTTCGATCGCCGATCACTGACTCGCCCCGATCGGCGCGCTAGTCGCTGGTGACTGTGAGACTGCGAGTGATGCTAGGCCGAACGCGCGGATAAATCCTGAGCGTGAGTTCGCGTGCAAGGCCGAAACCGGCCGTTAGACGCCACACATTCGCCACATGCAGCACTCACCGGTGCCGCATCGACTGTCGGTGTCCGTCGCCGATTTCGTAGACCTGGCGGGCGTCCGTGTTCGGCCCGAACGCGAACAGGCCGCGGGCGGGCTCGTGTTCGTAGGTTACCCACTGGGGGAGGAACTGAGCCCCGATGAGCTTGCGGACGGCGAGCTGTTTGAGCCGGGCGTCCGGCACGAGCTGATCCGTCAGCCGGAGATCGACGATGCCGTCGAAGACGTACTCCGCCTCCGGGGGGCCGCCCTCGCCCGCCGTCGATGCCGCGGCGACGACTGGAACGAACCGCGCCTTACAGACGGTCGCCCGGACGTCCGTGACGAACTCGTGGACCAGCCGGTCCTGGAGGATCGACTCGAGTTCGTCCAGCGAGTCGAGCGTGACCAGGCCGGTCTCGGTCATCTCGAGGTCGTCGAGCGCGCCCCGGAGGCTGTTGATCAACTCGCGGCGGTCGCCGGGATCGCGAACTTCGACGATCGCGTCCTCGGCGGCCTCGCCAACGAACGTCGACCAGTCGTTGCGCTGCTCGAGGAACTCCTCGCGGTCGTCGAGCCGGTGGGTGAAACAGTCGATGATCCGCAGGCGATCGGTTTCGAGGGCCGGCAGAACGTTCCAGCCGTTCTGGTAGAACCGCTCGAGGGTCGCCGTCGGCGGGTTAGCGAAGGACATGACGACCGCGGGTTCGCCGCGTTCGAGGGCGCGCCAGGCGAGTTCGATGCCGAGTTCGGCCCGTCGGGTACCCTCGTCGCCCGAGAGGAGGAGAAAAGAGTCGGCGGGGATGCCGTTCGGGACGAGCGAGTCCAGCGGTTCGACCCCGGTGACGACGCGCTTGTATGCGACGGGGTCGACCATCGTCGAGTCGTCGGCGGCGGCCTCGCGGCAGGCGGTCGAGCAGTACATGCCGTCGTCGGTCTCCTCGGGGTCGCCCGGGATCGGATAGTGACAGTGGCCACATTCGAGTGGATACTCGCCCGCAGGATCCGTCCAGAGCTGTTGTGACATATCGGACCGCCCTACCACGAACGGGTCAATAGAACCCTCTCCACGACAATCGTGACTCTCACGCGAGAGAACGAATCTCAGTGCGAGCGCGAGCGACATCAGACGACCGGTGCCGACCGTTCCGACCCCGTCGTTCGCCATCGTTTTCACCCGCAGCCGCGAGATTCGGATATGGACAGCGCACTCGTCATCGGCGGCACGCGCTTTATCGGCCGCCATCTCGTCGAGGAACTGCTATCACACGACTACGACGTGACGCTGCTCACCCGCGGGAACCGCGAGAACCCGTTCGAGGGCGACGACCGCGTCGATCACGTCGAGGGCGACCGCACGAACGAGACGTCGCTCGAAGCCGCCGCGACCACCGGCGAGTACGATGCCGTCTTCGACTGCGTCGCCTACCACCCGAGCGACGTCCGCGCCGCCACTCGCGTCTTCGACGACTGCGAGGCCTACGTCTACGTCTCCAGCGGCGCGGCCTACGGCCGCGAGGAGATCCCCAAGCGAGAGGACGAGACGCCGCTGCACTCCTGTACGCCCGACCAGGCGACCGACGACTCGTTCGAGACCTACGGGAACCGGAAGGCGGAGGGCGACCGGGCTGTCTTCGCGGCGGCCGAGGAGGGCGTCCGCGCGATGGCCGTCCGCCCGCCGATCGTCTACGGGCCCCACGATTACACCGAGCGCTTAGACTGGTGGATCGACCGGGTAAACCGGTTCGATCGGGTCGTGGTCCCCGGCGACGGAACGAACCTCTGGCACCGCGTCTACGTCGAGGACGTCGCCAGCGCCCTGCGGATCGTCGCCGAAGACGGCCAGGCGGGCGAGGCGTACAACGTCGGTGATCGGCGGCTCGTGACGGTAGAAGAAATGGTCGAACTGATCGCCGACAGCTTAGACACGTCTGTCGACATCGTCAACGCTGGCCCCCGCGAACTCGCGGCCGGCGACATCGCGCTCGACGACTACCCGCTCTACCGAGAGTACCCCCACGTCCTCTCGACGGCGAAACTCGCCGCGCTGGGCTGGGAGTCGACGCCGCTCGAGGAGGCGATGGACCGGGCCGTCACGGACCACCTCGAGAGCGATCGGGACGGCGACGAGAACGGCCCGGACCGCGAGGACGAGGAACGCGTTCTTGGGGTTCTGGATACGCTCTGACGCGTCGCTTCGGTCAGGCCGGTCGCTCTACTCGCGCAGCCGTTCGAGCCGTCGCGCCGTCGACGGCGTCGGCGAGAGCCAGGTGAACGGACGATAGCGCTCGTTCGGTCGCATCGACCAGGCCGGCGAACGCGAGGACGAACCCGCTTCCGAACCCGACGACGGCGAGGAGACGGTACGTGCCGCGTGAGTCGCGGTCGGCCTCGTTTCCGTACCGAAGCGTATAGCGACCGTAGAGCCGTCCGCCGAGGTAACCGGCGGCGAGAGTACTGAGCCAAAGCGCGATCACACCAGCCATATTCCACAATTCAGACAGATGTTTTATAAATAGTGTTAAATTAACATAGGTCTGATCTAGAATAGAAATGGGTCTCGACGGAATTGACGCTCCCATACGATAGCAGACGCTGGACCGACGAATCCGCGGCATCGTTCGTAGTCAACCGATCGTCCGTCGGCGGATCCGACCGCTGATTCCCGCGATGACGCGCCTGGGAGCCGGGATTCGGTCCCAGATCAGAATACGGTGTACGAACGAACCCCGATGAGAGGAGCGACCCCTGATAATATTCACTAAGTGGTAGATGTGTGATTATGACTGTATTATTATACATTCGGTGACGGAATCGTCTTTTTGAAACGAGAACCAACACTCAGCATCAACTCACAATAAAAATCGTAGGCTGGAAATTATACTCGAATATTATGGATATATGTGTTGCGGGGGCGGAGAATTTGTAAGTATAATTCCCACGTCGTTCTCCGATTCAGCCCTGATCCGGAGGAATCCGATACCGGCCCTGTAGCAGGGCTTGACCGGACGAAATTTGGGGAGAGCGGTTGAGATACTATTTACGCTTCGGTCATAACTCGCCCTATATATCTGAATTTGGGGATGAATACTAAGCAGATACTTCTATCGGTCGGCGATCGCCGCTCGATCGAGGATCGATGGATCCGCACCGAGCGGTTCCAACGGACCGAAGCCAGGCGGGCGTCGACGCGACGCGATCGGTTCCCGCACCGTTCGGCTACTCGGGGAATCGGGCGTCGACCGCGGCCATCGCGGCGTCCGGATCGCCGGTCGGCACGAACTCGCAGCCCACGTAGCCGTCGTAGCCGGCCGCGGCGAGCGCCTCGAGGACGGTCGCGTAGTCGAGTTCGCCGGTCCCGGGTTCGTGGCGCCCGGGTACGTCGGCGACGTGAACGTGCCCGATGCGATCGACGTTCTCCGTGAGCGTGCAAACGATGTTCCCCTCGGTGATCTGCTGGTGATACACGTCGTACAGCAGCGCTACCGCCGGGGAGTCGACCGCGTCGACGATCTCGAATCCCTCCCGCGAAGACGAGAGGAAGGAGTCGGGATGGTCAACCGCCGTATTCAGCGGTTCGAGGACGATCGTTACGCCCGCTCGCTCGGCGGCCGGCGCGACCCGCGAGAGGATATCGATGATAGTCCGGCGTTGCGATTCCCGATCGCGGTTCGCCTGGTCGGGCCCGCTCGTCGCGATGAGTGTCTCGATGCCGTAGTCGGCCGCCGTCTCGATTGACTCGCGGATCGTCTCGACCGCGGCGGCCGACTGCGCGGGTTCGGTGAGCGTCCCGCCCGCGGTACAGCCGGCGATCGCCAGGTCGTGCGCGTCGGCCGCGGCCGCGATCGCGTCGAGGTTCTTGTCGCGCCAGTCCCAGAATTCGACGGCGTCGGCGCCCGCATCGGCGGCGCGGGCGACTCGTTCACGAAACGGCTCATCGTCGTAGACCATCTCGAGACAGACGGAGAGGGGGAGCGTCGCCACGTTACGCACCCTTCGTTTCCGCCTCCCCCGCTTTCGCGTCGCCGTCGTCGCTATCGTCTTCGCCGGGGTCGGGCGCCAGGGCGCCGCTCTCGACCATCGCTGCGAGCGGGTTGTCGTCGATTTCGAGGGGCAGGTCGACGCGGCCGCGCCGGCGCGAGGACTCCCAGGCGGCGAAGATGAGTTCGGTCGCGGTCAGCGCGTTTTGCGCGCCGAGCTCGGGCTCCTCGCCCGTTTCGAGGCAGTCGACGACGTCGGCGATCGCGCGGCCGACGAGGGTCCAGTCGTGGAGGTCGTCGGCGACGTCGACGGCCGTCCACGATGCGTCGCCGGTGCGGCGGATTCGCAGCGCCGGGGGTTCGTCCGCCCCGTCGCCGGACGGCGCGATTTCGATCGTCCCTTCGGTGCCGATCAGCCGATTGTGACAGTCGACCATCCCCGTCGGACCGCCCTCGCTTTCGCCGCCGCTGTCGCTCGTTCCGAAGCCGGTAACGCCGTTCTCGTACTCCCAGCAGACGACGGCCTGGTTCTCGTTGTGCGAGCCGAACTGGACGTTCTCCTCGCGGTAGTCGACCTGCGCCAGAACCCATTCGCCGACGGTCTCGTCGACGAAGTAGTTACAGAGGTCGAAGGAGTGGGAGCCGTAGTCGAAGATGCCGACCGGCGCCGCGAACTCGACGCGCTCGAGGCTGCCGATCTCGCCGTCGTCGAGCAGTTCCTTCGCCGTCCGGACCGCATCGCTGAAGCGTCGCTGATGGTTGAACGTCAGCTGGACGTTGTGACGGGCGGCCTCCTGCACCATCAGGCGAGCGTCGCCGTACGTCTCGGCCATCGGCTTCTCGCAGTGCACGGCGTCGACGAGCCCCGAGCGGACGCAGTCGATCACGATCGGGGCGTGGACCGCGGGCGGGACGCAGACGGAGACGACGTCGGGCTCGACGGCCGCGAGCATCGCCTCGTAGTCCTCGAAGACGCGGTCGTCGCGGAGCCCGAACTCGTCGGCGAACGCCTCGGCGTTCGCACGAACGACGTCCGCGCAGGCGACGAGGTCGCAGCCGTCGACCGCCTCGTATCCAGTTGCGTGATGATACGCCATCGCGTAGCCGTCTCGGCCCGGATTCTCCGGCTCGGCACCGGTGCCGATCACGGCAGCCGTACGAGTCATAGACTACCCGTCAACGAGCACGAATTTACGCGTTTCGCTCACGACGGGCGGTGACGGCCCGCGACGAACGCGGGGAGGGACGCGTCGGTCGTGTCGAGGCAGTCGTCGACGAGAGCGTCGCGGAGAAGTTCCCTCGGCGCAAGGCGTGTCCGCGTGCCAGCGAGCCGGCGAACTCGGAGCCGCCTCGGAGCTGCCGCGCGATCACTCCTCGCGGAGCCAGACGCGCATCTCGCCGGGGGCGCGGTT from Natrinema salifodinae carries:
- the gltB gene encoding glutamate synthase large subunit codes for the protein MPQPHIASSTERSQGLADPEDARSNCGVGVVMDLDGDGGHDVVADGLELLHNLEHRGTTGAEKDTGDGAGIMLQTPDSFLRDVLDADLPGTYAVGSLFLPQDETAREALVSLVEETVATYDLDVLEWRDVPTNNDDLGKTAVDSEPDVWQVVVVPEDDISGDDFDRRLYVARRALENAVEAADIENKERFYVVSLDSKTVVYKGLLKGEQVPAYYPDLTDERLESTFVMVHERFSTNTLGAWHLAHPYRNIIHNGEFNTIQGNINWMRARETDIESDVLDDLEAVKPIIDDPDQSDTASVDNALELLMQDGRDLEHALRMLVPEAWRGDDEMDEDRKDWYDFHASLVEPWDGPALVAATDGERVGAVLDRNGLRPCRYDVTTDNRLIMASEAGALETEPAEIEERGRLQPGQLFLADPDEGRVIPDEEVFEDLTDDRYGEWVEQEQVHLDDIRTTNDRTPQQEVAGLRDYQAAFGYTHDELENLIEPMTQKGKDPVGSMGDDTPLSVLTEFNRPLFSYFKQLFAQVTNPPLDYIREELVTSMESRLGYQRNLLDESPEHARQLVLDSPILTDVELESIRDCEANGITAATIDITYEPASDEPGDDLEAAIERVREDAVEAIEDGHDVIVLSDRGIDEDRVAIPSLLATGGVHHHLVRNGLRNHVGLVVESADPRTVHHFATLVGYGAGAINPYLAYQTIEDITAGPDGADAEVAIDAYVGAVEDGLLKIMAKMGISTVESYQGAQIFEAVGLDSDLVADYFEGTENRTEGIGLAEIEADLRERHVAAFGGEEEPNLDRHGEFEHRSGGIHHQWNPDTVGALQQAVRSNDYERYQEFAAKINDQQQNLQTLRGLLEFESDRDPVPVEEVEPIKDIVERFSTAAMSLGSLSPEAHENNSIAMNRLGGKSNSGEGGEPPERFGTERECNVKQVASGRFGVTSTYLSNADELQIKMAQGSKPGEGGHLPGSKVNEMIAHVRKSTPGVGLISPPPLHDIYSIEDLKQLIFDLKAANEEADINVKLVSEAGIGTVAAGVAKANADVVHISGHSGGTGASPRTSIKNAGLPWELGLAEANQMLCATGLRDRIRVSTDGGMKTGRDVAVAALLGAEEYVFGTASLVTSGCVMARQCHKNTCPVGVATQREDLRKRFPGEPEHVINYMTFIAQELRELMAELGFRTIDEMIGQVDVLEQRDDVDHPKARNVDLSEVLADPGSEVRHKIREQDHELEDQLDHDLIEAAADAIEDQEPVSLETEVTNVDRTVGAMLSNRITSRYGEPGLPEDTITVDLEGTAGQSFGAFLASGVSMHLDGSANDYVGKGLSGGKIAVRTPETAAYDPTENVAIGNVALYGATDGQLYVNGVAGERFAVRNSGAKAVVEGVGDHGCEYMTGGVVAVLGETGKNFAAGMSGGVAYVYDPDDEFAAKANTGMVSLHDELEDKDEQMLRRLVENHVAYTGSERGELLLANWERALDAFVKVMPEAYHEAITEQGSDDVRNELPGTPEAEAATESASFAASDD
- a CDS encoding class I SAM-dependent methyltransferase: MTDRNHVRRAYDELSSTYAGERVATDEEAVALESVFDALAPGFRLLDAGCGHGGPVLERALDPSIGDEDESEQKPGLAVGLDFSRSQLETAAEFVPDAALCQGELTTLPFVANSFDAVTALYSVIHVPADDHPTVIDEFARVLRPGGRLLLTEGHTEWTGANPDWLATGTEMQWSMAGAAATRNHLESAGFEIVADGTFQDELAEDDDVRFPYFHARLAA
- a CDS encoding RAD55 family ATPase — translated: MSQQLWTDPAGEYPLECGHCHYPIPGDPEETDDGMYCSTACREAAADDSTMVDPVAYKRVVTGVEPLDSLVPNGIPADSFLLLSGDEGTRRAELGIELAWRALERGEPAVVMSFANPPTATLERFYQNGWNVLPALETDRLRIIDCFTHRLDDREEFLEQRNDWSTFVGEAAEDAIVEVRDPGDRRELINSLRGALDDLEMTETGLVTLDSLDELESILQDRLVHEFVTDVRATVCKARFVPVVAAASTAGEGGPPEAEYVFDGIVDLRLTDQLVPDARLKQLAVRKLIGAQFLPQWVTYEHEPARGLFAFGPNTDARQVYEIGDGHRQSMRHR
- a CDS encoding NAD-dependent epimerase/dehydratase family protein, with the translated sequence MDSALVIGGTRFIGRHLVEELLSHDYDVTLLTRGNRENPFEGDDRVDHVEGDRTNETSLEAAATTGEYDAVFDCVAYHPSDVRAATRVFDDCEAYVYVSSGAAYGREEIPKREDETPLHSCTPDQATDDSFETYGNRKAEGDRAVFAAAEEGVRAMAVRPPIVYGPHDYTERLDWWIDRVNRFDRVVVPGDGTNLWHRVYVEDVASALRIVAEDGQAGEAYNVGDRRLVTVEEMVELIADSLDTSVDIVNAGPRELAAGDIALDDYPLYREYPHVLSTAKLAALGWESTPLEEAMDRAVTDHLESDRDGDENGPDREDEERVLGVLDTL
- a CDS encoding TIM barrel protein, with protein sequence MVYDDEPFRERVARAADAGADAVEFWDWRDKNLDAIAAAADAHDLAIAGCTAGGTLTEPAQSAAAVETIRESIETAADYGIETLIATSGPDQANRDRESQRRTIIDILSRVAPAAERAGVTIVLEPLNTAVDHPDSFLSSSREGFEIVDAVDSPAVALLYDVYHQQITEGNIVCTLTENVDRIGHVHVADVPGRHEPGTGELDYATVLEALAAAGYDGYVGCEFVPTGDPDAAMAAVDARFPE